In Flavobacterium okayamense, a single window of DNA contains:
- a CDS encoding c-type cytochrome produces MKKVGNHKSFLKIFFSLALSLSFSLSIFAQDPAKGKELFNANCAACHKLDKKMTGPALRGVADKYDKEWLYKWIKNSGELVKSGDAQAVKIFEEYAGVAMTAFPQLSNEDIDNILAYTSEPAPSKPDEVVIGAPPVNEDPGLSNNVILGALSLVLVMLIVMLFLVNNVLTKIAKANGLEVEAKEKSLPIWKAFAKNQFLVLVSVIMFLLFAAYFAYGYLMQVGVDQGYEPVQPIHYSHRIHAGDNGIDCKYCHSAARVSKHSNIPSLNVCMNCHKNISEVAESTLKEGQEYGVDYNAEIQKLYTAVGWDATKQAYTGKTEPVKWVRIHNLPDFVYFNHSQHVTVAGVECQKCHGPVEEMEIMKQFSPLTMGWCIDCHRETNVKVQDNEYYKKIHEELSKKYGVDQLTAAQMGGLECGKCHY; encoded by the coding sequence ATGAAAAAGGTGGGTAACCATAAATCGTTTTTAAAGATTTTCTTCAGTTTAGCGCTTTCGCTATCTTTTTCTTTATCAATTTTCGCTCAAGATCCTGCTAAAGGCAAAGAGTTGTTCAATGCTAATTGTGCGGCATGTCACAAGTTAGATAAAAAAATGACTGGTCCTGCACTACGTGGTGTTGCAGATAAGTATGATAAAGAATGGTTGTATAAGTGGATTAAAAACAGTGGAGAGTTAGTTAAGTCTGGCGACGCTCAGGCGGTTAAGATTTTTGAGGAATATGCTGGAGTTGCAATGACTGCTTTCCCTCAATTGTCTAATGAAGATATCGATAATATCTTAGCTTATACTTCAGAGCCAGCTCCTTCTAAACCTGATGAGGTTGTAATAGGTGCTCCTCCGGTAAATGAAGATCCAGGCTTGTCAAATAATGTTATTTTAGGAGCTTTGTCATTGGTTTTAGTGATGTTGATTGTTATGTTGTTCTTGGTGAACAATGTATTAACTAAAATTGCTAAAGCTAACGGATTAGAAGTTGAAGCGAAAGAAAAATCATTACCAATCTGGAAAGCGTTTGCTAAAAATCAATTCTTAGTATTGGTTTCTGTAATCATGTTCTTGTTGTTTGCTGCTTACTTTGCTTATGGTTATTTAATGCAAGTAGGTGTGGATCAGGGGTATGAGCCAGTTCAGCCAATTCATTATTCTCACAGAATTCACGCAGGAGATAATGGTATTGATTGTAAATATTGTCACTCTGCTGCAAGAGTAAGTAAGCATTCGAATATCCCTTCATTAAATGTTTGTATGAATTGTCATAAAAATATTTCTGAAGTTGCTGAGTCTACTTTAAAAGAAGGTCAAGAATATGGTGTTGATTATAATGCAGAGATTCAAAAATTATATACAGCTGTAGGTTGGGATGCGACTAAACAAGCATATACTGGTAAAACTGAACCTGTAAAATGGGTTAGAATTCACAACTTACCTGATTTTGTGTATTTTAATCACTCACAACACGTTACTGTTGCTGGTGTAGAATGTCAAAAATGTCACGGACCAGTTGAAGAGATGGAAATCATGAAACAGTTCTCACCTCTTACAATGGGATGGTGTATTGACTGTCACAGAGAAACTAATGTAAAAGTACAAGATAACGAGTACTATAAAAAAATTCACGAAGAACTTTCTAAGAAATATGGTGTAGATCAGTTAACTGCTGCACAAATGGGAGGTTTAGAATGTGGTAAGTGCCACTATTAA